A region from the Onthophagus taurus isolate NC chromosome 8, IU_Otau_3.0, whole genome shotgun sequence genome encodes:
- the LOC111425655 gene encoding F-BAR domain only protein 2 isoform X1 yields the protein MTVDFNDYFWGAKNNGFDVLYHNMKYGLVASKELADFLREVSNLEENNSKLLAKLAKQAGSCCTQGTFAPLWQVLKAFAEKLSLLHIQMVQKVTDLVKEVSKYAEELHKKHKSVKEDESGTLEAVQAMQSITIMVQKTKDLYTQRGVEVEKLKKENSSPKEIEKAEVKLKKSQEDYRSFVEKYGSTKSDFEKKMSVTCKHFQELEEAHLVQMKEFLNTYAQLLLWTHEAVGQVHQEFRKQCLEFTVDQLLEQFVLSKYTGLEKPGLVDVEEPMTSPVQDPDTAKPIKKEGNGPDMSGSQSMPTHTKPSRRTTSLLNLFMSNSQGSREGRAGPSSAPSSPTSSADGQQMSRNAQRGSKWFLRSRREKVKQKKTKKKKDNSDNQSNKEEKSDLEEREEVKETPPLAEAEPEGPELDTEGYAVQPEAPKHHWPNNDKRGFYSSSDSDSDDDREKNRIHVEIKPLNNGAAPISASVDELRATVENIYLSPVGGGLGRRGSGLDGQDNTMKRSQSVSQQLGAKPSSDLLGLNLFQSPAASNASTPTSSHPYAPLQSPSQPTLNSPTLSGSSRYGELDLFTEVGDIQPPSSAPPKVRQTPTPTSGYMSIPRPPSRKSEAHARGHISPAPIARADSVGSLEFKTAGVPVGISRGPSPLTIGMADTIPLAVAFHEIVHSYFRGADETSMFRCQVKMSGEMMLSFPAGIVTVLANNPNPAKLSFRVRNTHRLSNIVPNKQLVSMDNKQIGGESVLIEFNMTALSALLKKQSEQNPTASYFNVDILKYQIKSKPGANSCPFQLVAYWKCESSHTSLKVDYKYNSHAMSSPSPLLNVTVTVPIEGTIKNLNSKPTAQWVSEKNFIQWKYTELSQHSENHGVGSMLARFDLENQDGPLTPTIISSQFNCEGTTLSGLDFQLVGPGYRLSLVKRRFISGKYICDGDLKYSTSGTATPSSGTSTGGGHC from the exons ATGACGGTGGACTTCAATGATTACTTTTGG gggGCCAAAAACAATGGGTTCGACGTGCTCTATCATAACATGAAATATGGGTTGGTTGCAAGCAAAGAATTGGCCGACTTCCTCAGGGAAGTTTCTAATTTGGAAGAGAACAACTCCAAATTACTTGCTAAGCTTGCTAAACAAGCAGGCAGCTGCTGTACTCAAGGAACTTTTGCGCCTCTTTGGCAGGTTCTTAAGGCCTTTGCAGAAAAGTTATCCCTGCTTCATATTCAAATGGTACAAAAGGTTACTGATCTAGTCAAGGAAGTTAGTAAATATGCAGaagaattacataaaaaacataaatca GTGAAAGAAGATGAATCGGGTACTTTAGAAGCTGTACAAGCAATGCAATCAATAACAATAATGGTACAAAAGACGAAAGACCTTTACACGCAAAGAGGTGTGGAAGTAGAGAagcttaaaaaagaaaactcgTCGCctaaagaaatagaaaaagctgAAGTAAAGTTGAAAAAATCCCAGGAAGATTATAGATCGTTTGTAGAAAAATATGGTTCAACGAAAAgcgattttgagaaaaaaatgtcggTAACATGTAAACACTTCCAAGAATTGGAAGAAGCCCATTTGGTACAAATGAAAGAATTCCTCAACACTTACGCTCAGTTATTGTTATGGACACACGAAGCTGTCGGTCAAGTTCACCAAGAATTTCGAAAACAGTGTTTAGAATTCACTGTTGATCAGCTTCTTGAACAGTTTGTTTTAAGTAAATATACAGGACTTGAGAAACCAG GATTGGTAGATGTGGAAGAACCAATGACATCACCCGTCCAAGATCCGGATACAGCCAAACCAATAAAGAAAGAAGGTAACGGGCCTGATATGTCGGGATCACAGTCTATGCCAACACATACCAAACCTTCCCGTCGTACAACATCCCTACTAAATCTGTTTATGTCTAACTCCCAGG GGTCACGTGAAGGCCGAGCCGGGCCCAGCAGCGCCCCGTCAAGTCCGACAAGTTCCGCTGACGGCCAGCAGATGTCGCGTAATGCCCAGCGAGGATCCAAGT GGTTTTTAAGAAGTAGAAGAGAAAAAGTTAAGCagaagaaaacgaaaaagaaaaaggacaATTCCGATAATCAAagtaataaagaagaaaaatctgattt agAAGAACGCGAAGAAGTAAAAGAAACCCCTCCGTTAGCAGAAGCTGAGCCAGAAGGACCGGAATTAGATACTGAAGGATATGCTGTCCAACCGGAAGCGCCGAAACATCATTGGCCTAACAACGACAAACGAGGATTTTATTCATCTTCAGATTCTGACTCCGATGATGATCgtgaaaaaaatagaattcATGTTGAAATTAAACCGTTGAATAACGGTGCTGCTCCGATATCGGCTTCCGTTGATGAATTAAGAGCTACCGTTGAAAATATATATCTTTCACCTGTTGGTGGAGGTCTTGGTCGTCGAGGATCCGGATTAGACGGTCAAGATAATACTATGAAACGATCGCAATCTGTTTCTCAACAATTAGGAGCTAAACCCAGCAGTGATTTACttggattaaatttatttcaaagtcCCGCTGCTTCTAATGCTTCCACGCCGACAAGTTCACATCCGTACGCTCCGTTACAAAGCCCATCTCAACCAACATTGAATTCCCCAACTTTATCAGGATCTTCAAGATATGGAg aattagatttatttaccGAAGTTGGAGATATCCAACCTCCATCAAGTGCCCCACCAAAAGTAAGACAAACACCGACACCAACATCCGGTTATATGTCAATTCCAAGACCGCCGTCTCGAAAATCAGAAGCTCATGCTCGTGGCCATATAAGTCCTGCGCCAATAGCGCGAGCTGATAGCGTTGGTAGTCTTGAATTTAAAACGGCAGGAGTTCCCGTCGGGATTTCTCGAGGACCTTCACCTTTAACAATCGGCATGGCCGATACCATTCCATTAGCGGTTGCATTTCACGAGATTGTTCATTCCTATTTTCGCGGAGCCGACGAGACTAG CATGTTTAGGTGCCAAGTAAAAATGTCGGGCGAGATGATGCTATCGTTTCCAGCTGGTATTGTTACCGTATTGGCTAATAATCCAAATCCGGCTAAATTATCATTTAGGGTTCGCAATACCCATCGATTAAGCAATATAGTACCTAATAAACAATTAGTTTCTAT gGATAATAAGCAAATTGGAGGGGAGAGCGTATTGATTGAGTTTAATATGACAGCGTTAAGTGCgttgttaaaaaaacaatcaGAACAAAACCCCACCGCATCGTATTTTAACGTAGATATTCTTAAATATCaa ATAAAATCAAAACCAGGAGCTAATTCCTGTCCATTCCAACTTGTTGCTTATTGGAAGTGCGAGTCATCGCATACAAGTCTCAAAGtggattataaatataattcgCACGCGATGAGTTCTCCGTCTCCATTACTAAACGTAACCGTTACTGTGCCTATAGAAGGAACTATAAAGAATTTGAATTCGAAGCCAACTGCGCAATG GGTCTCGGAGAAGAATTTTATTCAGTGGAAATACACGGAATTATCACAACATTCGGAGAATCACGGTGTTGGTTCAATGTTGGCACGATTCGACTTGGAGAATCAAGATGGCCCGCTAACGCCAACGATAATCTCATCGCAATTTAATTGCGAAGGAACAACATTGTCCGGTTTAGATTTTCAATTGGTGGGACCCGGCTATCGTCTGTCTCTAGTCAAACGACGTTTCATTTCGGGTAAATACATCTGCGATGGAGACCTAAAGTATTCAACATCAGGAACGGCGACCCCATCATCCGGGACAAGTACGGGAGGAGGCCACTGCTAG
- the LOC111425655 gene encoding F-BAR domain only protein 2 isoform X2, giving the protein MTVDFNDYFWGAKNNGFDVLYHNMKYGLVASKELADFLREVSNLEENNSKLLAKLAKQAGSCCTQGTFAPLWQVLKAFAEKLSLLHIQMVQKVTDLVKEVSKYAEELHKKHKSVKEDESGTLEAVQAMQSITIMVQKTKDLYTQRGVEVEKLKKENSSPKEIEKAEVKLKKSQEDYRSFVEKYGSTKSDFEKKMSVTCKHFQELEEAHLVQMKEFLNTYAQLLLWTHEAVGQVHQEFRKQCLEFTVDQLLEQFVLSKYTGLEKPGLVDVEEPMTSPVQDPDTAKPIKKEGNGPDMSGSQSMPTHTKPSRRTTSLLNLFMSNSQGSREGRAGPSSAPSSPTSSADGQQMSRNAQRGSKWFLRSRREKVKQKKTKKKKDNSDNQSNKEEKSDLEEREEVKETPPLAEAEPEGPELDTEGYAVQPEAPKHHWPNNDKRGFYSSSDSDSDDDREKNRIHVEIKPLNNGAAPISASVDELRATVENIYLSPVGGGLGRRGSGLDGQDNTMKRSQSVSQQLGAKPSSDLLGLNLFQSPAASNASTPTSSHPYAPLQSPSQPTLNSPTLSGSSRYGELDLFTEVGDIQPPSSAPPKVRQTPTPTSGYMSIPRPPSRKSEAHARGHISPAPIARADSVGSLEFKTAGVPVGISRGPSPLTIGMADTIPLAVAFHEIVHSYFRGADETRCQVKMSGEMMLSFPAGIVTVLANNPNPAKLSFRVRNTHRLSNIVPNKQLVSMDNKQIGGESVLIEFNMTALSALLKKQSEQNPTASYFNVDILKYQIKSKPGANSCPFQLVAYWKCESSHTSLKVDYKYNSHAMSSPSPLLNVTVTVPIEGTIKNLNSKPTAQWVSEKNFIQWKYTELSQHSENHGVGSMLARFDLENQDGPLTPTIISSQFNCEGTTLSGLDFQLVGPGYRLSLVKRRFISGKYICDGDLKYSTSGTATPSSGTSTGGGHC; this is encoded by the exons ATGACGGTGGACTTCAATGATTACTTTTGG gggGCCAAAAACAATGGGTTCGACGTGCTCTATCATAACATGAAATATGGGTTGGTTGCAAGCAAAGAATTGGCCGACTTCCTCAGGGAAGTTTCTAATTTGGAAGAGAACAACTCCAAATTACTTGCTAAGCTTGCTAAACAAGCAGGCAGCTGCTGTACTCAAGGAACTTTTGCGCCTCTTTGGCAGGTTCTTAAGGCCTTTGCAGAAAAGTTATCCCTGCTTCATATTCAAATGGTACAAAAGGTTACTGATCTAGTCAAGGAAGTTAGTAAATATGCAGaagaattacataaaaaacataaatca GTGAAAGAAGATGAATCGGGTACTTTAGAAGCTGTACAAGCAATGCAATCAATAACAATAATGGTACAAAAGACGAAAGACCTTTACACGCAAAGAGGTGTGGAAGTAGAGAagcttaaaaaagaaaactcgTCGCctaaagaaatagaaaaagctgAAGTAAAGTTGAAAAAATCCCAGGAAGATTATAGATCGTTTGTAGAAAAATATGGTTCAACGAAAAgcgattttgagaaaaaaatgtcggTAACATGTAAACACTTCCAAGAATTGGAAGAAGCCCATTTGGTACAAATGAAAGAATTCCTCAACACTTACGCTCAGTTATTGTTATGGACACACGAAGCTGTCGGTCAAGTTCACCAAGAATTTCGAAAACAGTGTTTAGAATTCACTGTTGATCAGCTTCTTGAACAGTTTGTTTTAAGTAAATATACAGGACTTGAGAAACCAG GATTGGTAGATGTGGAAGAACCAATGACATCACCCGTCCAAGATCCGGATACAGCCAAACCAATAAAGAAAGAAGGTAACGGGCCTGATATGTCGGGATCACAGTCTATGCCAACACATACCAAACCTTCCCGTCGTACAACATCCCTACTAAATCTGTTTATGTCTAACTCCCAGG GGTCACGTGAAGGCCGAGCCGGGCCCAGCAGCGCCCCGTCAAGTCCGACAAGTTCCGCTGACGGCCAGCAGATGTCGCGTAATGCCCAGCGAGGATCCAAGT GGTTTTTAAGAAGTAGAAGAGAAAAAGTTAAGCagaagaaaacgaaaaagaaaaaggacaATTCCGATAATCAAagtaataaagaagaaaaatctgattt agAAGAACGCGAAGAAGTAAAAGAAACCCCTCCGTTAGCAGAAGCTGAGCCAGAAGGACCGGAATTAGATACTGAAGGATATGCTGTCCAACCGGAAGCGCCGAAACATCATTGGCCTAACAACGACAAACGAGGATTTTATTCATCTTCAGATTCTGACTCCGATGATGATCgtgaaaaaaatagaattcATGTTGAAATTAAACCGTTGAATAACGGTGCTGCTCCGATATCGGCTTCCGTTGATGAATTAAGAGCTACCGTTGAAAATATATATCTTTCACCTGTTGGTGGAGGTCTTGGTCGTCGAGGATCCGGATTAGACGGTCAAGATAATACTATGAAACGATCGCAATCTGTTTCTCAACAATTAGGAGCTAAACCCAGCAGTGATTTACttggattaaatttatttcaaagtcCCGCTGCTTCTAATGCTTCCACGCCGACAAGTTCACATCCGTACGCTCCGTTACAAAGCCCATCTCAACCAACATTGAATTCCCCAACTTTATCAGGATCTTCAAGATATGGAg aattagatttatttaccGAAGTTGGAGATATCCAACCTCCATCAAGTGCCCCACCAAAAGTAAGACAAACACCGACACCAACATCCGGTTATATGTCAATTCCAAGACCGCCGTCTCGAAAATCAGAAGCTCATGCTCGTGGCCATATAAGTCCTGCGCCAATAGCGCGAGCTGATAGCGTTGGTAGTCTTGAATTTAAAACGGCAGGAGTTCCCGTCGGGATTTCTCGAGGACCTTCACCTTTAACAATCGGCATGGCCGATACCATTCCATTAGCGGTTGCATTTCACGAGATTGTTCATTCCTATTTTCGCGGAGCCGACGAGACTAG GTGCCAAGTAAAAATGTCGGGCGAGATGATGCTATCGTTTCCAGCTGGTATTGTTACCGTATTGGCTAATAATCCAAATCCGGCTAAATTATCATTTAGGGTTCGCAATACCCATCGATTAAGCAATATAGTACCTAATAAACAATTAGTTTCTAT gGATAATAAGCAAATTGGAGGGGAGAGCGTATTGATTGAGTTTAATATGACAGCGTTAAGTGCgttgttaaaaaaacaatcaGAACAAAACCCCACCGCATCGTATTTTAACGTAGATATTCTTAAATATCaa ATAAAATCAAAACCAGGAGCTAATTCCTGTCCATTCCAACTTGTTGCTTATTGGAAGTGCGAGTCATCGCATACAAGTCTCAAAGtggattataaatataattcgCACGCGATGAGTTCTCCGTCTCCATTACTAAACGTAACCGTTACTGTGCCTATAGAAGGAACTATAAAGAATTTGAATTCGAAGCCAACTGCGCAATG GGTCTCGGAGAAGAATTTTATTCAGTGGAAATACACGGAATTATCACAACATTCGGAGAATCACGGTGTTGGTTCAATGTTGGCACGATTCGACTTGGAGAATCAAGATGGCCCGCTAACGCCAACGATAATCTCATCGCAATTTAATTGCGAAGGAACAACATTGTCCGGTTTAGATTTTCAATTGGTGGGACCCGGCTATCGTCTGTCTCTAGTCAAACGACGTTTCATTTCGGGTAAATACATCTGCGATGGAGACCTAAAGTATTCAACATCAGGAACGGCGACCCCATCATCCGGGACAAGTACGGGAGGAGGCCACTGCTAG
- the LOC111425655 gene encoding F-BAR domain only protein 2 isoform X4 translates to MTVDFNDYFWGAKNNGFDVLYHNMKYGLVASKELADFLREVSNLEENNSKLLAKLAKQAGSCCTQGTFAPLWQVLKAFAEKLSLLHIQMVQKVTDLVKEVSKYAEELHKKHKSVKEDESGTLEAVQAMQSITIMVQKTKDLYTQRGVEVEKLKKENSSPKEIEKAEVKLKKSQEDYRSFVEKYGSTKSDFEKKMSVTCKHFQELEEAHLVQMKEFLNTYAQLLLWTHEAVGQVHQEFRKQCLEFTVDQLLEQFVLSKYTGLEKPGFLRSRREKVKQKKTKKKKDNSDNQSNKEEKSDLEEREEVKETPPLAEAEPEGPELDTEGYAVQPEAPKHHWPNNDKRGFYSSSDSDSDDDREKNRIHVEIKPLNNGAAPISASVDELRATVENIYLSPVGGGLGRRGSGLDGQDNTMKRSQSVSQQLGAKPSSDLLGLNLFQSPAASNASTPTSSHPYAPLQSPSQPTLNSPTLSGSSRYGELDLFTEVGDIQPPSSAPPKVRQTPTPTSGYMSIPRPPSRKSEAHARGHISPAPIARADSVGSLEFKTAGVPVGISRGPSPLTIGMADTIPLAVAFHEIVHSYFRGADETSMFRCQVKMSGEMMLSFPAGIVTVLANNPNPAKLSFRVRNTHRLSNIVPNKQLVSMDNKQIGGESVLIEFNMTALSALLKKQSEQNPTASYFNVDILKYQIKSKPGANSCPFQLVAYWKCESSHTSLKVDYKYNSHAMSSPSPLLNVTVTVPIEGTIKNLNSKPTAQWVSEKNFIQWKYTELSQHSENHGVGSMLARFDLENQDGPLTPTIISSQFNCEGTTLSGLDFQLVGPGYRLSLVKRRFISGKYICDGDLKYSTSGTATPSSGTSTGGGHC, encoded by the exons ATGACGGTGGACTTCAATGATTACTTTTGG gggGCCAAAAACAATGGGTTCGACGTGCTCTATCATAACATGAAATATGGGTTGGTTGCAAGCAAAGAATTGGCCGACTTCCTCAGGGAAGTTTCTAATTTGGAAGAGAACAACTCCAAATTACTTGCTAAGCTTGCTAAACAAGCAGGCAGCTGCTGTACTCAAGGAACTTTTGCGCCTCTTTGGCAGGTTCTTAAGGCCTTTGCAGAAAAGTTATCCCTGCTTCATATTCAAATGGTACAAAAGGTTACTGATCTAGTCAAGGAAGTTAGTAAATATGCAGaagaattacataaaaaacataaatca GTGAAAGAAGATGAATCGGGTACTTTAGAAGCTGTACAAGCAATGCAATCAATAACAATAATGGTACAAAAGACGAAAGACCTTTACACGCAAAGAGGTGTGGAAGTAGAGAagcttaaaaaagaaaactcgTCGCctaaagaaatagaaaaagctgAAGTAAAGTTGAAAAAATCCCAGGAAGATTATAGATCGTTTGTAGAAAAATATGGTTCAACGAAAAgcgattttgagaaaaaaatgtcggTAACATGTAAACACTTCCAAGAATTGGAAGAAGCCCATTTGGTACAAATGAAAGAATTCCTCAACACTTACGCTCAGTTATTGTTATGGACACACGAAGCTGTCGGTCAAGTTCACCAAGAATTTCGAAAACAGTGTTTAGAATTCACTGTTGATCAGCTTCTTGAACAGTTTGTTTTAAGTAAATATACAGGACTTGAGAAACCAG GGTTTTTAAGAAGTAGAAGAGAAAAAGTTAAGCagaagaaaacgaaaaagaaaaaggacaATTCCGATAATCAAagtaataaagaagaaaaatctgattt agAAGAACGCGAAGAAGTAAAAGAAACCCCTCCGTTAGCAGAAGCTGAGCCAGAAGGACCGGAATTAGATACTGAAGGATATGCTGTCCAACCGGAAGCGCCGAAACATCATTGGCCTAACAACGACAAACGAGGATTTTATTCATCTTCAGATTCTGACTCCGATGATGATCgtgaaaaaaatagaattcATGTTGAAATTAAACCGTTGAATAACGGTGCTGCTCCGATATCGGCTTCCGTTGATGAATTAAGAGCTACCGTTGAAAATATATATCTTTCACCTGTTGGTGGAGGTCTTGGTCGTCGAGGATCCGGATTAGACGGTCAAGATAATACTATGAAACGATCGCAATCTGTTTCTCAACAATTAGGAGCTAAACCCAGCAGTGATTTACttggattaaatttatttcaaagtcCCGCTGCTTCTAATGCTTCCACGCCGACAAGTTCACATCCGTACGCTCCGTTACAAAGCCCATCTCAACCAACATTGAATTCCCCAACTTTATCAGGATCTTCAAGATATGGAg aattagatttatttaccGAAGTTGGAGATATCCAACCTCCATCAAGTGCCCCACCAAAAGTAAGACAAACACCGACACCAACATCCGGTTATATGTCAATTCCAAGACCGCCGTCTCGAAAATCAGAAGCTCATGCTCGTGGCCATATAAGTCCTGCGCCAATAGCGCGAGCTGATAGCGTTGGTAGTCTTGAATTTAAAACGGCAGGAGTTCCCGTCGGGATTTCTCGAGGACCTTCACCTTTAACAATCGGCATGGCCGATACCATTCCATTAGCGGTTGCATTTCACGAGATTGTTCATTCCTATTTTCGCGGAGCCGACGAGACTAG CATGTTTAGGTGCCAAGTAAAAATGTCGGGCGAGATGATGCTATCGTTTCCAGCTGGTATTGTTACCGTATTGGCTAATAATCCAAATCCGGCTAAATTATCATTTAGGGTTCGCAATACCCATCGATTAAGCAATATAGTACCTAATAAACAATTAGTTTCTAT gGATAATAAGCAAATTGGAGGGGAGAGCGTATTGATTGAGTTTAATATGACAGCGTTAAGTGCgttgttaaaaaaacaatcaGAACAAAACCCCACCGCATCGTATTTTAACGTAGATATTCTTAAATATCaa ATAAAATCAAAACCAGGAGCTAATTCCTGTCCATTCCAACTTGTTGCTTATTGGAAGTGCGAGTCATCGCATACAAGTCTCAAAGtggattataaatataattcgCACGCGATGAGTTCTCCGTCTCCATTACTAAACGTAACCGTTACTGTGCCTATAGAAGGAACTATAAAGAATTTGAATTCGAAGCCAACTGCGCAATG GGTCTCGGAGAAGAATTTTATTCAGTGGAAATACACGGAATTATCACAACATTCGGAGAATCACGGTGTTGGTTCAATGTTGGCACGATTCGACTTGGAGAATCAAGATGGCCCGCTAACGCCAACGATAATCTCATCGCAATTTAATTGCGAAGGAACAACATTGTCCGGTTTAGATTTTCAATTGGTGGGACCCGGCTATCGTCTGTCTCTAGTCAAACGACGTTTCATTTCGGGTAAATACATCTGCGATGGAGACCTAAAGTATTCAACATCAGGAACGGCGACCCCATCATCCGGGACAAGTACGGGAGGAGGCCACTGCTAG
- the LOC111425655 gene encoding F-BAR domain only protein 2 isoform X3 encodes MTVDFNDYFWGAKNNGFDVLYHNMKYGLVASKELADFLREVSNLEENNSKLLAKLAKQAGSCCTQGTFAPLWQVLKAFAEKLSLLHIQMVQKVTDLVKEVSKYAEELHKKHKSVKEDESGTLEAVQAMQSITIMVQKTKDLYTQRGVEVEKLKKENSSPKEIEKAEVKLKKSQEDYRSFVEKYGSTKSDFEKKMSVTCKHFQELEEAHLVQMKEFLNTYAQLLLWTHEAVGQVHQEFRKQCLEFTVDQLLEQFVLSKYTGLEKPGLVDVEEPMTSPVQDPDTAKPIKKEGFLRSRREKVKQKKTKKKKDNSDNQSNKEEKSDLEEREEVKETPPLAEAEPEGPELDTEGYAVQPEAPKHHWPNNDKRGFYSSSDSDSDDDREKNRIHVEIKPLNNGAAPISASVDELRATVENIYLSPVGGGLGRRGSGLDGQDNTMKRSQSVSQQLGAKPSSDLLGLNLFQSPAASNASTPTSSHPYAPLQSPSQPTLNSPTLSGSSRYGELDLFTEVGDIQPPSSAPPKVRQTPTPTSGYMSIPRPPSRKSEAHARGHISPAPIARADSVGSLEFKTAGVPVGISRGPSPLTIGMADTIPLAVAFHEIVHSYFRGADETSMFRCQVKMSGEMMLSFPAGIVTVLANNPNPAKLSFRVRNTHRLSNIVPNKQLVSMDNKQIGGESVLIEFNMTALSALLKKQSEQNPTASYFNVDILKYQIKSKPGANSCPFQLVAYWKCESSHTSLKVDYKYNSHAMSSPSPLLNVTVTVPIEGTIKNLNSKPTAQWVSEKNFIQWKYTELSQHSENHGVGSMLARFDLENQDGPLTPTIISSQFNCEGTTLSGLDFQLVGPGYRLSLVKRRFISGKYICDGDLKYSTSGTATPSSGTSTGGGHC; translated from the exons ATGACGGTGGACTTCAATGATTACTTTTGG gggGCCAAAAACAATGGGTTCGACGTGCTCTATCATAACATGAAATATGGGTTGGTTGCAAGCAAAGAATTGGCCGACTTCCTCAGGGAAGTTTCTAATTTGGAAGAGAACAACTCCAAATTACTTGCTAAGCTTGCTAAACAAGCAGGCAGCTGCTGTACTCAAGGAACTTTTGCGCCTCTTTGGCAGGTTCTTAAGGCCTTTGCAGAAAAGTTATCCCTGCTTCATATTCAAATGGTACAAAAGGTTACTGATCTAGTCAAGGAAGTTAGTAAATATGCAGaagaattacataaaaaacataaatca GTGAAAGAAGATGAATCGGGTACTTTAGAAGCTGTACAAGCAATGCAATCAATAACAATAATGGTACAAAAGACGAAAGACCTTTACACGCAAAGAGGTGTGGAAGTAGAGAagcttaaaaaagaaaactcgTCGCctaaagaaatagaaaaagctgAAGTAAAGTTGAAAAAATCCCAGGAAGATTATAGATCGTTTGTAGAAAAATATGGTTCAACGAAAAgcgattttgagaaaaaaatgtcggTAACATGTAAACACTTCCAAGAATTGGAAGAAGCCCATTTGGTACAAATGAAAGAATTCCTCAACACTTACGCTCAGTTATTGTTATGGACACACGAAGCTGTCGGTCAAGTTCACCAAGAATTTCGAAAACAGTGTTTAGAATTCACTGTTGATCAGCTTCTTGAACAGTTTGTTTTAAGTAAATATACAGGACTTGAGAAACCAG GATTGGTAGATGTGGAAGAACCAATGACATCACCCGTCCAAGATCCGGATACAGCCAAACCAATAAAGAAAGAAG GGTTTTTAAGAAGTAGAAGAGAAAAAGTTAAGCagaagaaaacgaaaaagaaaaaggacaATTCCGATAATCAAagtaataaagaagaaaaatctgattt agAAGAACGCGAAGAAGTAAAAGAAACCCCTCCGTTAGCAGAAGCTGAGCCAGAAGGACCGGAATTAGATACTGAAGGATATGCTGTCCAACCGGAAGCGCCGAAACATCATTGGCCTAACAACGACAAACGAGGATTTTATTCATCTTCAGATTCTGACTCCGATGATGATCgtgaaaaaaatagaattcATGTTGAAATTAAACCGTTGAATAACGGTGCTGCTCCGATATCGGCTTCCGTTGATGAATTAAGAGCTACCGTTGAAAATATATATCTTTCACCTGTTGGTGGAGGTCTTGGTCGTCGAGGATCCGGATTAGACGGTCAAGATAATACTATGAAACGATCGCAATCTGTTTCTCAACAATTAGGAGCTAAACCCAGCAGTGATTTACttggattaaatttatttcaaagtcCCGCTGCTTCTAATGCTTCCACGCCGACAAGTTCACATCCGTACGCTCCGTTACAAAGCCCATCTCAACCAACATTGAATTCCCCAACTTTATCAGGATCTTCAAGATATGGAg aattagatttatttaccGAAGTTGGAGATATCCAACCTCCATCAAGTGCCCCACCAAAAGTAAGACAAACACCGACACCAACATCCGGTTATATGTCAATTCCAAGACCGCCGTCTCGAAAATCAGAAGCTCATGCTCGTGGCCATATAAGTCCTGCGCCAATAGCGCGAGCTGATAGCGTTGGTAGTCTTGAATTTAAAACGGCAGGAGTTCCCGTCGGGATTTCTCGAGGACCTTCACCTTTAACAATCGGCATGGCCGATACCATTCCATTAGCGGTTGCATTTCACGAGATTGTTCATTCCTATTTTCGCGGAGCCGACGAGACTAG CATGTTTAGGTGCCAAGTAAAAATGTCGGGCGAGATGATGCTATCGTTTCCAGCTGGTATTGTTACCGTATTGGCTAATAATCCAAATCCGGCTAAATTATCATTTAGGGTTCGCAATACCCATCGATTAAGCAATATAGTACCTAATAAACAATTAGTTTCTAT gGATAATAAGCAAATTGGAGGGGAGAGCGTATTGATTGAGTTTAATATGACAGCGTTAAGTGCgttgttaaaaaaacaatcaGAACAAAACCCCACCGCATCGTATTTTAACGTAGATATTCTTAAATATCaa ATAAAATCAAAACCAGGAGCTAATTCCTGTCCATTCCAACTTGTTGCTTATTGGAAGTGCGAGTCATCGCATACAAGTCTCAAAGtggattataaatataattcgCACGCGATGAGTTCTCCGTCTCCATTACTAAACGTAACCGTTACTGTGCCTATAGAAGGAACTATAAAGAATTTGAATTCGAAGCCAACTGCGCAATG GGTCTCGGAGAAGAATTTTATTCAGTGGAAATACACGGAATTATCACAACATTCGGAGAATCACGGTGTTGGTTCAATGTTGGCACGATTCGACTTGGAGAATCAAGATGGCCCGCTAACGCCAACGATAATCTCATCGCAATTTAATTGCGAAGGAACAACATTGTCCGGTTTAGATTTTCAATTGGTGGGACCCGGCTATCGTCTGTCTCTAGTCAAACGACGTTTCATTTCGGGTAAATACATCTGCGATGGAGACCTAAAGTATTCAACATCAGGAACGGCGACCCCATCATCCGGGACAAGTACGGGAGGAGGCCACTGCTAG